A window of Apium graveolens cultivar Ventura chromosome 8, ASM990537v1, whole genome shotgun sequence contains these coding sequences:
- the LOC141678820 gene encoding protein BIG GRAIN 1-like E encodes MSIQQVPERSHKKSYHKWHDLEAARYFSGANEVSGHQKMSRSGGRISLDIPMMSSTRSSAFQSQTHQHNHAMTEKATTTTKEKKHKQPHSPGGRLASFLNSIFSQTSSKKKKSKSCSAQSIKDEDHDSPDVRRKRRSSISHFRSTTNISSSAENSSSEFATPRCTANTPAKNSFKEFKNFLDHHKPAVLLNVSKNNCPIKSSASQKGLHHNYSTTEISKNRDNTRLDDDTFKFCTTTTTTKDNQFPFEKCKIFGNGYLDHDINQSSERNFRNFVDEIDDGADSDSSSDLFELQNFELGGCYSSGLPVYETTHMESIKRGAPITSGAL; translated from the coding sequence ATGTCCATCCAACAAGTACCCGAAAGAAGTCACAAGAAATCTTATCACAAATGGCATGACTTAGAAGCTGCAAGATATTTCTCCGGTGCCAACGAAGTTTCTGGTCATCAAAAAATGTCGAGATCTGGGGGAAGAATTAGCCTGGACATTCCGATGATGAGTAGTACAAGAAGCTCAGCATTTCAGTCGCAAACTCATCAACACAATCATGCAATGACAGAAAaggcaacaacaacaacaaaagAGAAGAAACACAAACAGCCTCATTCACCAGGTGGCAGGCTCGCAAGTTTCTTGAATTCGATTTTCAGTCAAACTTCTTCgaaaaagaagaaatccaaaTCTTGCTCTGCACAATCGATAAAAGATGAAGATCATGACAGCCCTGATGTGAGGAGAAAGAGGAGAAGCAGCATCAGCCATTTTCGCAGTACTACTAATATTTCTTCCTCTGCAGAGAATTCGAGTTCAGAATTCGCAACTCCTCGGTGTACTGCAAACACTCCTGCAAAAAATAGTTTCAAGGAGTTCAAAAACTTTCTTGATCATCACAAGCCAGCAGTACTACTCAATGTGTCCAAAAACAACTGTCCTATTAAGTCCTCGGCTTCACAAAAAGGTTTGCATCATAATTATAGTACCACGGAAATTAGCAAAAATCGCGATAATACTAGGCTAGATGATGATACCTTCAAGTTTTGCACGACAACTACGACAACTAAGGATAATCAATTTCCTTTCGAGAAATGCAAGATCTTTGGTAACGGATATCTGGATCACGACATAAATCAATCATCCGAAAGAAATTTCAGGAACTTTGTCGATGAAATCGACGATGGTGCAGATAGTGATTCAAGCTCAGATCTATTCGAACTGCAAAACTTCGAATTGGGTGGATGTTATTCAAGTGGACTTCCTGTCTACGAGACTACTCATATGGAAAGCATCAAGAGAGGTGCACCTATTACTAGCGGTGCTTTATAA